The nucleotide sequence CGGTATGTATCCGACAGCATTCGTTCAACCCGTTAAGGCGGTGTCGCCAGCCGGGATGTACGTTTTCAGAAGGCAGAGGACGTAGCATGAGTCAGTTTTTCTATATTCATCCGCAGAACCCGCAACCGCGGCTGATCAACCAGACGGTGGAAATCCTGCACAAGGGCGGGGTGATTGTTTATCCCACCGATTCAGGGTACGCACTCGGGTGCATGCTGGAAGATAAGGCGGCGATGGAGCGCATCTGCCGCATCCGTGATCTGGATCAGAACCACAACTTCACCCTGATGTGCCGCGATCTGTCGGAGTTGTCTTCTTATGCTTATGTGGATAACACCGCGTTCCGGTTAATCAAGAATAATACCCCCGGCAATTACACCTTTATTCTTAAAGCGACCAAGGAAGTGCCGCGTCGCCTGATGAATGAAAAACGTAAAACCATCGGCATGCGCGTGCCGTCCAACCCGATTGCGCTGGAATTGCTGGCGGCGTTGAATGAGCCATTAATGTCGACCACGCTGATGCTGCCGGGCAACGATTTTGCCGAATCCGATCCGGAAGAAATTCAGGAACAACTGGGCAAACGGGTGAATTTGGTCATTCACGGCGGTTTTCTGGGGCAACAGCCCACCACGGTTATCGATCTGACCGAGTCCGTGCCGGAGGTGGTGCGCGAAGGCACCGGTGATGTGACGCCCTTTCTGTAGCGCCGAAACGCCGATAATGGCGTATCCCTGAGCGTATTCACCGCCGCCAACATTTGGCATACAAACGGTATGAATCAGGGTATAATCGCGTCAATATGCGTTAACCCTTTATTTTTTCATGAGTTAACGCAATTTCTGGTCATCATGACATTCCCCCCGACGCCTGTGAAGGCGACACCAGAGGTTGCTCAATGAGCGAAAAACTACAGAAAGTGCTGGCGCGTGCAGGGCACGGTTCACGCCGCGAAATTGAAAGTATGATTGAAGCCGGGCGCATCAGCGTCGACGGCAAGATTGCCACGCTGGGGGACCGCGTTGAGGTTACCCGGGCGACCAAAATCCGTCTTGACGGGCATGTGGTGTCGGTGCGCGAAACCGAAGAAACCGTGTGCCGTGTGTTGATGTATTACAAACCGGAAGGGGAACTCTGTACCCGCAGCGACCCGGAAGGTCGGCCAACGGTATTTGACCGTCTGCCGCGTATTCAGGGATACCGCTGGGTAGCAGTAGGGCGTCTGGATGTGAATACCTCCGGCCTGTTGCTGTTTACCACTGACGGCGAGCTGGCGAATCGCCTGATGCACCCCAGCCGTGAAGTGGAACGTGAGTATGCCGTGCGCGTGTTCGGCGAAGTGGGCGATGACAAAATTCGCCAACTGAGCAAAGGCGTGCAGTTGGAAGACGGTCCGGCGGCGTTCCGCTCGATCCGCTACCAGGGGGGCGAAGGGTTGAACCAGTGGTACAACGTGACGCTGACCGAAGGCCGTAACCGCGAGGTGCG is from Dickeya dianthicola NCPPB 453 and encodes:
- a CDS encoding L-threonylcarbamoyladenylate synthase, whose amino-acid sequence is MSQFFYIHPQNPQPRLINQTVEILHKGGVIVYPTDSGYALGCMLEDKAAMERICRIRDLDQNHNFTLMCRDLSELSSYAYVDNTAFRLIKNNTPGNYTFILKATKEVPRRLMNEKRKTIGMRVPSNPIALELLAALNEPLMSTTLMLPGNDFAESDPEEIQEQLGKRVNLVIHGGFLGQQPTTVIDLTESVPEVVREGTGDVTPFL
- the rluB gene encoding 23S rRNA pseudouridine(2605) synthase RluB — its product is MSEKLQKVLARAGHGSRREIESMIEAGRISVDGKIATLGDRVEVTRATKIRLDGHVVSVRETEETVCRVLMYYKPEGELCTRSDPEGRPTVFDRLPRIQGYRWVAVGRLDVNTSGLLLFTTDGELANRLMHPSREVEREYAVRVFGEVGDDKIRQLSKGVQLEDGPAAFRSIRYQGGEGLNQWYNVTLTEGRNREVRRLWEAVGVQVSRLIRVRYGDIQLPKGVPRGGWMEMGLTDVNYLRELVQLTPETVSKLPVERERRRVKANQIRRAVKRHSQVGVSNRPASGRRSAPKRNG